The following DNA comes from Meiothermus sp. CFH 77666.
ATCACACTGGACTCATAACCTACAAACATATAGAAATAAAACCACGTGTCTCTACAGGAGGAGGCAAAATGAGGCTGTCTAGCTTGTTTGTTGGTTTGATTCTCTTGGGTTTGTCAGCTCAAGCACAGTATCAGCCGGTTACCGATGCCAGGCTCCTCAACCCGGAGCCTGGCAACTGGCTGATGTGGCGGCGTACATACGACAACTGGGGTTATAGCCCTCTAAATAAGATTAACACCTCCAACGTCTCCCGCCTAGTGCCGGTATGGGCTTTCTCTACCGGGGTTACTCAGGGGCACGAGGCCCCTCCTATCGTCAACGGCAACTTCATGTATATCACCGCGCCGTACAACAAGCTCTACGCCCTCAACGCCCGCACTGGCCAGCTCATCTGGAAGTACGAGCGTCAGCTGCCCAACGATGTGGTAACCTGCTGCGACGTGGTCAACCGGGGGGTGGCCCTGTATGGCGATAAGGTCTTCATGGGCACTCTCGACGCTCACCTGATAGCCTTCGATGCGCGCACAGGCAAGATCGTCTGGGATGTGACTGTGGAGGACTACAAAACCCGCCACACCATCACCTCCCCCCCGGTCGTGGCCAAGGGTAAGGTAATCACCGGCGTCCACGGGGGCGAGTTTGGTGTGCGTGGTTTCCTGGCGGCCTACGATCCCAACACCGGCAAGCAGCTCTGGAAAACCTACACCACCGCCGCCGACGATAGCTGGCCCGGGGATAGCTGGAAGAACGGTGGCGCCTCGACCTGGCTCACCGGCAGCTACGACCCCCGCACCAACACCCTCTTCTGGGGCACTTCCAACCCGTCGCCCTGGATGGACGCGGCTCGTGATCCAGACAAGCACGATCTAAGGTGGACCGTCTCGGTGCTGGGCTTTGACCCCGACACCGGGCGCATCAAGTCCTCGTTCCAATACAGCCCCAACGATGCTTGGGACTACGACGGGGTCAACGAGCAGATCCTCATTACCCTCAACAACCGTCCCACCCTGATTTCTGCGCACCGCAACGGTTACCTTTATAACCTAGACCGTACCGGGGGCGGCCTACGCTTTGTCAACGCCTTCAAGTATGCCTACGCCAACATATATAAGAGCATAGACCGCAACGGGCGGCCCGTTTGGAACCCTGAGCATCGTCCCGACATTGGCAAGACCGTTAACGCCTGCCCAAGCTTCCTGGGTGGGAAAAACTGGAATCCTGCTGCCTACTCGCCCCAGACCGGACTGGTCTATATCCCCTCCAACGACTGGTGCATGGACATCCGCGGTGCCCAAGTGCAGTACACGGCAGGTGAAGCCTTTGTGGGCGCCGAGTTTGAAATGAACGTGGTACCGGGCCTTAACCACGTGGGCGCACTTCGCGCAGTCAATCCGGCCACTGGTCGCATCGTCTGGGAACAAAAGTTCAGGGCTCCACTCTGGGGCGGCGTTCTTACTACAGCCGGAGGTCTGGTCTTTACCGGCACCTTGGATGACCGAGGCTTCCATGCTTTCGATGCCCGTAGCGGCAGGAAGCTATGGAGCTTCACCACCAACTCAGGCGTCATTGGGGTACCCATGAGTTACGAAGTTGGAGGCACTCAGTACATTGCGGTTTACTCGGGCTTCGGCGGGGCTATACCGCTATGGGCCGGCCCGGTAGCCAAGCTGACCCAGAATGTCCCGATGGGCGGCGTACTCTGGGTATTTGCTGTGAGGTAGGGTACTCTAAAGGCCCGCGCAGGGCCCAACCCTGCGCGGGAACTTTGTAGGCATATTGAATATTTACCGTCCTGCGGTTATAGTTCTAGTTGAACAACTTCGTTCCAAATATCCGTCGTTCCTACTCCGTGCAAATGGACAATGGAGCAGTCAGGAAGGCTGTTAGGTTCAGCAATTATGGTTACTCGCACTCGGTCGGGTAGATGGGATGTATTCCAGGGTTACCTCTCAGGAATGCGGGGCGGTGATGAGGGCCCGCCTAAGCCGTGAAAACCAACCCAACTTGTGTGATGATTTGAACTCTAACAATGCCTGGTAGCCTGGTAGCAGAGTTTTCGATTTGCGGCAGAGTCTCCTTTATGAGCCAGATAAATTTACCTTGAACAGTCACCGGGTTTCTAGAACGTCCATCAAGACAAGTTTACCGTGCACTCGGGAGGGCTGAATGGAAAAGATCAAGATAAGCTTAAACGTCAACGGAACAACTCACCACAGCGAGGTCGAACCCCGTCTGTTACTGGTGCACTACCTGCGCGAAACCCTGGGCCTCACCGGCACTCACGTCGGCTGTGACACCAGTCAGTGCGGGGCCTGCACGGTGCATGTAGACGGGCAAGCGGTCAAATCCTGCACCATGTTCGCGGTCCAGGCCGACGGTAGCAGCGTCACCACCATCGAGGGCCTGGGCAGCCCCGGCAGCCTCCACCCGGTACAGGAGGGCTTCTGGGAGATGCACGGCCTGCAGTGTGGTTTCTGCACCCCCGGCATGATTATGGCGACGGTAGACCTCCTGAACAAAAATCCCAGCCCCTCCGAGGCCGAGATCCGGCACGCCCTGGAAGGCAATTACTGCCGCTGCACCGGCTATCACAACATCGTACGGGCCGTGCAGTATGCCGCGGACAAAATGGCAGGAAAGGTTGCGGTGGCAGCAGACGATTGATGGATTCGGCCCCTTGAATATTGAAGGGAGAGAACAATGGCCAACAAGTTTTTTGGCAAGGCGATGAAGCGGGTCGAAGACCCCCGCTTCATTACCGGAACCGGTAACTACACCGATGACATGACCCTCCCCGGCATGGTTCATGCGGCAATGGTTCGTTCGCCCTATGCCCATGCCCGCATCAAAAAGATTGATGCCTCCAAAGCCCTCGCCTACCCTGGCGTTCTGGCCGTCATCACCGGGCAGGAAATGAAGGATGCAGGCATCAATAGCATCCCCACCGGCTGGCTGCACCCCGGCATCAAGACCCCACCCCACTACGCCATCACCTTCGACAAAGCCCGGCATGTGGGCGACATCGTGGCAGCCGTGATTGCCGAAAACCGCCAGATTGCCGAGGATGCCGCCCAGCTGGTAGAGGTGGATTACGAGCCCCTCCCCGCGGTGGCCCTGGGCAGCGATGCCCTCAAACCCGGCGCACCCGCCGTTCACGACGACGTGCCCGACAATGTTTGCTTCACCTGGAGCATCGGCGACAAGGCCGCCGTGGACGCCGCTTTTGCCAGCGCTTACAAAACCGTTAAGCTCAACCTGCGCAACAACCGGCTGGTGCCCAACGCCATGGAACCCCGCGCCAGCCTGGCCCAGTACCTGAAGGCTTCGGACGAGTACACCCTCTGGACCACCAGCCAGAACCCCCACATCCACCGCCTCTTGATTGCCGCTTTTATTATGGGCATCCCCGAGCACAAGCTGCGGGTGATTGCCCCGGATGTGGGCGGGGGCTTCGGCTCCAAGATTTACCAGTACCCCGAAGAGATTATCGTTCTATACGCCGCCAAAAAGCTAAACCGCCCGGTCAAGTGGACTGCCCGGCGCTCGGAGAGCTTCGTGACCGACTCCCACGGGCGCGACCACGAGACCGTGGCCGAGATGGCCGTAGACCAAAACGGCAAAATTACCGCCGTGCGGGTGGACACCATCGCCAACATGGGAGCCTACCTGACCACCTTTGCCCCGGCAGTGCCCACCTACCTGTACGGCTGTTTGTTGGCGGGCACCTACACCACCCCACACATCTACTGCCATGTGACCGCCCCCTTCACCCACACCACGCCGGTAGACGCCTACCGGGGGGCCGGGCGGCCCGAGGCCACCTACCTGCTCGAGCGCCTGGTGGACGTCATGGCCCACGAGCTGGGCATGGATCCGGTGGAGTTCCGCCGCAAGAACCTGATTCCCCCCGATGCCTTCCCCTACCAAACCCCGGTGGCCCTGCAGTACGACTCCGGCAACTACGAGGCCAACCTCGACAAAGCCCTGGAAATGGTGAACTATCCTGCGCTTCGCAAGCAGCAGGAGGAGTGGCGCAAGCAGGGCCGCTACATGGGCATTGGGGTCATCACCTTCATCGAGGCCTGCGGGCTGGCCCCCTCGGCCCTGGTGGGGAGCCTGGGCGCACAGGCCGGGCAGTGGGAAAGCGCTTTGGTGCGGGTGATGCCTACCGGCAAGGTGGAGGTGTTCACCGGCACCCACAGCCACGGCCAGGGCCACGAGACGGCCTTTGCCCAGGTGGTGGCCGACGAGCTGCAAATCCCGGTGGAGGACGTGGTGCTGGTGCACGGCGACACCGGGCGGATGCCCTATGGCTGGGGTTCGTACGGTTCGCGCTCGGCCCCCACCGGCCTCTCGGCCATTGTGCTGGCTACCCGCAAGATTGTGGACAAAGCCAAGAAGATTGCCGCCCACCTGCTCGAGGCCAGCCCGGATGACATCGTGCACGAGGACGGCAAGTTCATGGTAAAAGGGGTGCCCGACAAGGCCAAGACCTTCTTCGACATCGCCCTGATGGCCCACCTGGCCCACAACTACCCCGCCGACCTCGAGCCTGGGTTAGAGGCCACCCACTTCTACGACCCCAAAAACTTCGTCTTCCCCTTCGGCACCCACATCGCGGTGGTGGAGGTAGACCCCGACACCGGCAAAGTTAAGCTGCTGCGCTACCTCTCGGTGGACGACTGCGGCCCGGTGATCAACCCGCTCATTGCCGATGGTCAGGTGCACGGGGGCATCGCCCAGGGGCTGGGCCAGGCCCTGCTGGAAGAGGCCGTTTACGACAAAGAAGGCCAGATTCTCTCGGGCAACTTCCTCGAGTACACCCTGCCCCGCGCCGACGACATGGTGCAGATCGAGCACGACCACACTGTTACGCCCTGCCCGCACAACCCCCTGGGCATTAAAGGCATCGGCGAGGCCGGTACCATCGCCTCCACGGCTGCGGTGGCCAATGCCGTCATGGATGCCCTGCGGCCCTTCGGCATCGTGCACCTCGACATGCCCTACACCCCCGAGAAGGTCTGGCGGGCCATTCAGGGGGCCAAACCACTGGCTCAAGCTGCCGACTAAGGGTTGGGATGGGGTGGCAGGCCACGCCCCACCCCCTCCCCCTCTTCCCGGAGGAACCATGTACACAGCTCCGTTTACGTACAAAAAAGCCGGTAGTATCTCTGAAGCCATCAGCCTCCTCCAGCAGCACCCCGACGCCAAGCTGCTGGCGGGTGGCCACAGCCTGATTCCGACCATGAAGCTGCGCCTGGCCGCGCCCTCGGCCCTGATCGATATTTCCAAAGTGGCCGAGCTGCGCGGGGTTCGGCGCGAGGGCGACCAACTGGTGATTGGGGCCATGACCACCTACCACGAGCTGGAGACCTCCGACCTGCTGAAGGCCCACTGCCCCCTTTTACCCCAGGCGGTCTACCACATCGGCGACCCCATGGTGCGGGCCAAAGGCACCATCGGCGGTTCGCTGGCCCACGCCGACCCCGCCGCCGACCTGCCCGCCTCCATGCTAGCGCTGGGGGCCAGAATAAAGGTGCAGGGCCCGAGCGGCACCCGGGTCATCGAGGCCGATAACTTCTTCACCGGCATGTTCAGCACGGCCCTGCAAGAGGGAGAAATCCTCACCGAGGTACACATTCCCATCCGCAACGGAGCCAGGATGGCCTACGCCAAATTCCCGCACCCGGCCAGCCGCTACGCGGTGGTGGGGGTGGCGGTGGTGGTGGACGGGGGCAACGTCAGGGCCGCGGTGACGGGCGCCGGTGAGCACGCCATGCGCCTGGGCAAGCTCGAGCAAGCCCTCTCCGGCCAACCCCTGACCGCAGCCAACATTGCGGCGGCCTGTCAGGGGTTGCTACCCCCCGATAACCTGAACCACGACCTCGCCGCCTCCAGGGAGTACCGCGCGCACCTGGTGGACGTGATGGCCAAACGGGCCCTGATGCAAGCCGCCGGACTGTAAAAAAGGGAGCAATTGTGAGGGGCTGAGGTAATTCAGCCCCTCCGTCTTGTGTGAAGATACTGTCATGATGCCCCAATCGGTTGAAGAAACCCAACAAGCCCTCGAGGCCCACCACTACATTGCCGACAAGGGCCTGTCGGTAGCGGTATTTCTGGCGCTGAAGCTAGGTCGTCCGCTGCTGCTGGAGGGTGAGCCGGGGGTGGGCAAGACCGAGATCGTCAAGGTACTGGCCGAGCTGCTGCAAACCCGCCTGATCCGCCTGCAGTGCTACGAGGGGCTGGACATCAGCAGTGCGGTCTACGAGTGGGACTACGCCCGCCAGATGATGCAGATAAGGCTCCTGGAGGCCAGCGGTGAGCGCAACCAGGAAAAGGTGCGGCACGAGGTCTTTGGGGCCGATTTCCTGCTCAAGCGCCCGCTGCTGCAAGCCCTGGAAACCACCGACGGCAAGGCCCCGGTGCTGCTGATTGACGAGCTGGACCGGGCCGACGAGGAGTTCGAGGCGTTTTTGCTCGAGTTCCTCTCGGACTGGCAAATTTCCGTGCCCGAGGTGGGCACCCTGCGGGCCGAACGGCCCCCGGTGGTAGTGATTACCTCCAACCGCACCCGGGAGATTCACGATGCCTTGAAGCGCCGTTGCATGTACTACTGGATCGACTACCCCAGCTTCGACAAAGAGTACCGCATCGTGCGGGAGAAAGTGCCCGGCATACCAGAAAAACTGGCCCAGCAGGCAGTGGCCTTTGTGCAGGCCCTGCGCCAGCAGGACCTCTACAAAGCGCCTGGCGTAGCCGAAACCCTGGACTGGGCCGCCTCGCTCTTGGCCCTGGGCCAAACCGAGCTGCAGCCCGAGGTTATCGAGGAAACCCTGGGGGTGCTGCTCAAATACCAGGACGATGTGGTCAAGGCCAAAAACCAGGCCCGCGACCTGCTGGCTAGAGCCCAGATGCAAAGCCCCCTATGACCGTCCCCACCCACCAACTGTTGCGCCATGTGGTGGCTTTTGCGCGCAGCCTGCGAAGTGAGGGCATTGTGGTAACCCCCGGCCAGACCGCTACCTTCGCCAGAGCGCTGGGGGAAATTTCCATCTTTGACCCACTGGCTTTTTTCTATGCCGCCCAGTGCACCCTGCTGACCCGGCGGGAGGATCAGGCCAGGTTTGCCGAAGTCTTTCGCAAGTTCTGGCAGAGTCTGGGCCTGGAGCGTTTTCCTGGCGAGCTGCTGAACCAGACTGCCCTGCCCCCCAAAAAAGAACAGAAGGCCAAACCCGGCGAGGTGGGGCGCGAATCCCGTTGCTCAGGCGAATCCAATAGCCAACCGCTGCCCATTGTCGACCGCGCGCTTACCTTCTCCGAAACCGAGGTGCTCAAGCAAAAGCGCTTTGACCAGATGACCGAGGAGGAACTCGAGGCCGCCCGCAAGCTTCTGTACAACTTTGTCTGGAACCCGCCCGAGCGCCGCACCCGACGTCTGAAAGCGTTTGGCAAGGAGCAGCTCGATCTGCGCCGAAGCTTTCGACGTTCACTCAAGCATCAAGGGGAGCTTCTGGAGCTGACAGAACGCTCCCGCAAGCCTAAGCCCCGGCCCATCGTGGCCCTGGCCGACGTCTCGGGCTCCATGGAGCGCTACGCCCGTATGCTGCTGCACTTTTTGCACGCGTTCTCCCTCGAGCAAACCCGAAAGGGCGTGCGCCAGATTGAGACCTTCACCTTTGGCACCCGCCTGACCCGCATAACCCGTACCCTCAAAAAGCGCAGCGTGGATGCAGCCCTGACCGAAGTAGGGCAACAGGTCAAGGACTGGTCGGGCGGAACCCGCATCGGGGCCTGTCTGCACACCTTCAACCACACCTGGGCCAAGCGGGTCTTGGGCCGTGGCGCCATCGTGCTGGTCATCTCCGATGGCTGGGATCAGGGCGCTCCCGAACTGCTGGCCTTCGAGATGGAGCGATTACAAAAGTCCTGCCACCGCCTCATCTGGCTTAACCCCTTGATTGGAACCCCCGGATACCAGCCGCTTACCCGGGGCTTGGTGGCTGCCATGCCTTTCATGGACGACTTCTTGCCGGTGCACAACCTGAAGAGCCTCGAGCAACTGGTAGAAGTCCTGGCCACAGTGCAGCGGCAGCGGGGTAGCATCCACTAGAGCGCTCTTCGTAGGCATTGCTGC
Coding sequences within:
- a CDS encoding (2Fe-2S)-binding protein, whose amino-acid sequence is MEKIKISLNVNGTTHHSEVEPRLLLVHYLRETLGLTGTHVGCDTSQCGACTVHVDGQAVKSCTMFAVQADGSSVTTIEGLGSPGSLHPVQEGFWEMHGLQCGFCTPGMIMATVDLLNKNPSPSEAEIRHALEGNYCRCTGYHNIVRAVQYAADKMAGKVAVAADD
- a CDS encoding MoxR family ATPase, translated to MMPQSVEETQQALEAHHYIADKGLSVAVFLALKLGRPLLLEGEPGVGKTEIVKVLAELLQTRLIRLQCYEGLDISSAVYEWDYARQMMQIRLLEASGERNQEKVRHEVFGADFLLKRPLLQALETTDGKAPVLLIDELDRADEEFEAFLLEFLSDWQISVPEVGTLRAERPPVVVITSNRTREIHDALKRRCMYYWIDYPSFDKEYRIVREKVPGIPEKLAQQAVAFVQALRQQDLYKAPGVAETLDWAASLLALGQTELQPEVIEETLGVLLKYQDDVVKAKNQARDLLARAQMQSPL
- a CDS encoding PQQ-dependent dehydrogenase, methanol/ethanol family — its product is MSAQAQYQPVTDARLLNPEPGNWLMWRRTYDNWGYSPLNKINTSNVSRLVPVWAFSTGVTQGHEAPPIVNGNFMYITAPYNKLYALNARTGQLIWKYERQLPNDVVTCCDVVNRGVALYGDKVFMGTLDAHLIAFDARTGKIVWDVTVEDYKTRHTITSPPVVAKGKVITGVHGGEFGVRGFLAAYDPNTGKQLWKTYTTAADDSWPGDSWKNGGASTWLTGSYDPRTNTLFWGTSNPSPWMDAARDPDKHDLRWTVSVLGFDPDTGRIKSSFQYSPNDAWDYDGVNEQILITLNNRPTLISAHRNGYLYNLDRTGGGLRFVNAFKYAYANIYKSIDRNGRPVWNPEHRPDIGKTVNACPSFLGGKNWNPAAYSPQTGLVYIPSNDWCMDIRGAQVQYTAGEAFVGAEFEMNVVPGLNHVGALRAVNPATGRIVWEQKFRAPLWGGVLTTAGGLVFTGTLDDRGFHAFDARSGRKLWSFTTNSGVIGVPMSYEVGGTQYIAVYSGFGGAIPLWAGPVAKLTQNVPMGGVLWVFAVR
- a CDS encoding molybdopterin cofactor-binding domain-containing protein, with protein sequence MANKFFGKAMKRVEDPRFITGTGNYTDDMTLPGMVHAAMVRSPYAHARIKKIDASKALAYPGVLAVITGQEMKDAGINSIPTGWLHPGIKTPPHYAITFDKARHVGDIVAAVIAENRQIAEDAAQLVEVDYEPLPAVALGSDALKPGAPAVHDDVPDNVCFTWSIGDKAAVDAAFASAYKTVKLNLRNNRLVPNAMEPRASLAQYLKASDEYTLWTTSQNPHIHRLLIAAFIMGIPEHKLRVIAPDVGGGFGSKIYQYPEEIIVLYAAKKLNRPVKWTARRSESFVTDSHGRDHETVAEMAVDQNGKITAVRVDTIANMGAYLTTFAPAVPTYLYGCLLAGTYTTPHIYCHVTAPFTHTTPVDAYRGAGRPEATYLLERLVDVMAHELGMDPVEFRRKNLIPPDAFPYQTPVALQYDSGNYEANLDKALEMVNYPALRKQQEEWRKQGRYMGIGVITFIEACGLAPSALVGSLGAQAGQWESALVRVMPTGKVEVFTGTHSHGQGHETAFAQVVADELQIPVEDVVLVHGDTGRMPYGWGSYGSRSAPTGLSAIVLATRKIVDKAKKIAAHLLEASPDDIVHEDGKFMVKGVPDKAKTFFDIALMAHLAHNYPADLEPGLEATHFYDPKNFVFPFGTHIAVVEVDPDTGKVKLLRYLSVDDCGPVINPLIADGQVHGGIAQGLGQALLEEAVYDKEGQILSGNFLEYTLPRADDMVQIEHDHTVTPCPHNPLGIKGIGEAGTIASTAAVANAVMDALRPFGIVHLDMPYTPEKVWRAIQGAKPLAQAAD
- a CDS encoding xanthine dehydrogenase family protein subunit M, with the protein product MYTAPFTYKKAGSISEAISLLQQHPDAKLLAGGHSLIPTMKLRLAAPSALIDISKVAELRGVRREGDQLVIGAMTTYHELETSDLLKAHCPLLPQAVYHIGDPMVRAKGTIGGSLAHADPAADLPASMLALGARIKVQGPSGTRVIEADNFFTGMFSTALQEGEILTEVHIPIRNGARMAYAKFPHPASRYAVVGVAVVVDGGNVRAAVTGAGEHAMRLGKLEQALSGQPLTAANIAAACQGLLPPDNLNHDLAASREYRAHLVDVMAKRALMQAAGL
- a CDS encoding VWA domain-containing protein, with product MTVPTHQLLRHVVAFARSLRSEGIVVTPGQTATFARALGEISIFDPLAFFYAAQCTLLTRREDQARFAEVFRKFWQSLGLERFPGELLNQTALPPKKEQKAKPGEVGRESRCSGESNSQPLPIVDRALTFSETEVLKQKRFDQMTEEELEAARKLLYNFVWNPPERRTRRLKAFGKEQLDLRRSFRRSLKHQGELLELTERSRKPKPRPIVALADVSGSMERYARMLLHFLHAFSLEQTRKGVRQIETFTFGTRLTRITRTLKKRSVDAALTEVGQQVKDWSGGTRIGACLHTFNHTWAKRVLGRGAIVLVISDGWDQGAPELLAFEMERLQKSCHRLIWLNPLIGTPGYQPLTRGLVAAMPFMDDFLPVHNLKSLEQLVEVLATVQRQRGSIH